The window GCTGCCGCATACCCCGCCTGCAACAATGCGAACCAGCGCACCGCCTGCAGGCGGATCGAAGATCGGCACGTCCCAGGTTTCGATCCGGTTCGGCTCGACCAGAACACAGGCTTTGGCGGTACTCATGGCAATTTCTCCGGCGCAAGATCGTATAAGGGGTTCAATTGGGCATCCGCACTTTCGGGCAGACGTCTATGGCAAGCCGCCGAAGCGATTCTTCCCAAGGTTTGGGATCGTCGAGACTGTCATGCTGGTTGGCAACGATCTGCCCCCAACCGCCGCACGCGTCTGCGAGCTTCTCCAGCTTTTCGATAACTGTCTCGGGCGAACCGCACAGCACGACATGCTCGGCCAGAAAATCCTCGTCAATGCTTGCAGGCGTAACATTCTTGCCGGAGTCGTGGATGATCCCGTCAAAAAGGCCGAACTTCACATAAATTTCCTTCAGATATTTCGCCCATGTCTGAGCCATCCCGCTTTTGAGGAACAGTCGTTTTGCTTCGGCGTCGGTGTCGGCAATGAAAACGTCGCGACACACTCTGTATCGTTTGCGATCCGGCGTGAATCCGGCATTCGCATTGGCTTCCGACCAAGTGTCCCAGTGGGCATTCATCTGTGGCGTGCCGCCAAAAAAGGAAATCGGGCTATAGTCCCTTTCCCCTGCGAAGACCATCGACTTGGACACCATGGACAGCGCAGTAACAGCGATCTCCAGCTTGTCCCTTCCGCCGTAAGGACTGTTGTCGGCAATGATGACATCATATTCGGGCATGGTTTCCTTGCCGGGAAAGCCCGCTTGGAAATATTTGCCTTTCTCGATGAATGGCTTGCGTTCCCAGACGCGCTCCATCAGCGCAAGTGCTTCTAGCTGACGCGGCGGCAATTCGAAGATGTTGTCGAATCCGTGGAGGATGGCATCAGTGTGGTGCCCGCCCGGCGCGACGCCCAGGAAATAGCGGCCTTCCATCACCTGGCTCAGCCAGCCGATCCGGATCGCAAGCGTTGCCGGGTCATGATAGGGCAAGAGGTGCGCCATGGGTGCGAAGCGGATCTGTTTGGTGGTCTGGGCACAGGCCGCAATGATTGCCTCGGGCATGGGAATGTTTTCCCAGCCAAGAGTGTAATGCTCGCCGATCATGAAATCGGTGTAGCCAGCTTCGTCCGCTATTCTCGCAATATTCAGCGCCCAGTCGAAAACCTGCCGTGGCGTGCGGCTCGGCGGATTGTATGGCGTCATGAAAATGCCGCACTGCATGCCAACCTGACTCATGCTGCTCTCCTATAGATTCGGCTTTGGCGACCTTAGAATGTTCTCATTATCGATCAGACGAAGATGCCGTTTTCGTCCTTGCTTGAAAATCTTGGCGCAACCTTCGCAATGAAGTTCTCGAGCTCGTCCTTGTTCTCGTTGGGCTCAAGGTGGCCCTGACCAAACATCAGGAAAAGCTCATCAAAGCCCAACCGGTCATGCGCCTCGCCAATGCGGTCGGCAATCTCGTCAGCCGTGCCGATCAAGACGTTGGGCGGGCGCTGACCCATCGGGATGAACCATTCATCCCAGAACCACATATGCTCTTCCATGAGTTGCGCCGCACGCTCCTTGCTGTCCGTGAGCATCAGGAAGCCGCCCCAGGCCGATGCCTGCGTATTGGTAACTTCACGCCCGACCTTTGCGGCCGAGGCGATGTAGCGGTTGTTGAGCGACTCGCAGAAATCGAGATTGTCCGAAAGCACGATCAGCTTGCCACCCTCTTCGGCCCAGAAATCGATCGTTCGCCCGGACGCAGCAAAACCGCCATAGATCGGCGGATGCGGATCCTGATAGCATCGCGGCGCAATACCGATCTGGCGGACCACGCCATCGGCATCCTGCCCTTTGCCGAACTTGGCATAGGCCGGGTGACCGCCCGATCCGCCTTCGGGCGGGAACTGCCAGTTGTCGCCCTTGTGATCGAAGACATCGTTGGTCCAGGCCTTTTTGACCACCCTAACACCCTCCTCAAAGAGGGAACGGTTACGGGCGTCCTGTTGATCGCGCGCCTTGACATTGTCCGGCGTGGTTGCACCGACGCCTTCCTTGATTGCGTAAGCATCGACCCAGCGGGCGTGATAGCCGCGCGTGAAGCCGCAATAGAGCCGCCCCTGCAACATATGATCCAGAGTCGCGATTTCTTCTGCCACACGCACGGGATTATGCGTCGTCATCGTATAGCCCATGATCCCGGCCTTCAGCCGCTTGCTGTGCTGGCCGACAAAAAGGCTGAACATGCCAGGGTGATTGTTGACTTCGAATCCTTCGATCTGGAGGTGAT of the Aquisediminimonas profunda genome contains:
- a CDS encoding LLM class flavin-dependent oxidoreductase is translated as MKFHLMQTGVVGRRHEIEAGMAGQRKDLYQRFLEEVKGYVQLADELGFYGYCQPEHHLQIEGFEVNNHPGMFSLFVGQHSKRLKAGIMGYTMTTHNPVRVAEEIATLDHMLQGRLYCGFTRGYHARWVDAYAIKEGVGATTPDNVKARDQQDARNRSLFEEGVRVVKKAWTNDVFDHKGDNWQFPPEGGSGGHPAYAKFGKGQDADGVVRQIGIAPRCYQDPHPPIYGGFAASGRTIDFWAEEGGKLIVLSDNLDFCESLNNRYIASAAKVGREVTNTQASAWGGFLMLTDSKERAAQLMEEHMWFWDEWFIPMGQRPPNVLIGTADEIADRIGEAHDRLGFDELFLMFGQGHLEPNENKDELENFIAKVAPRFSSKDENGIFV
- a CDS encoding LLM class flavin-dependent oxidoreductase, coding for MSQVGMQCGIFMTPYNPPSRTPRQVFDWALNIARIADEAGYTDFMIGEHYTLGWENIPMPEAIIAACAQTTKQIRFAPMAHLLPYHDPATLAIRIGWLSQVMEGRYFLGVAPGGHHTDAILHGFDNIFELPPRQLEALALMERVWERKPFIEKGKYFQAGFPGKETMPEYDVIIADNSPYGGRDKLEIAVTALSMVSKSMVFAGERDYSPISFFGGTPQMNAHWDTWSEANANAGFTPDRKRYRVCRDVFIADTDAEAKRLFLKSGMAQTWAKYLKEIYVKFGLFDGIIHDSGKNVTPASIDEDFLAEHVVLCGSPETVIEKLEKLADACGGWGQIVANQHDSLDDPKPWEESLRRLAIDVCPKVRMPN